The Gemmata palustris genome includes a region encoding these proteins:
- a CDS encoding U32 family peptidase: MSSSHTPPELLAPAGDWEAMRAAVANGADAVYFGLSNFNARARATNFTLAELPDVMTFLHARNVRGFVTLNTLIFSDELESVAEFVKSVAAAGADAVIVQDLGLVRLIKRIAPTLPVHGSTQMTLTEPRGIEFVTALGVERVVLARELSLNDIRKVTANTSTPVEVFIHGALCVAYSGQCLTSEALGGRSANRGQCAQACRLPYEMIVDGTKRELGDRAYLLSPQDLAAFDLIDPLIDAGVISFKIEGRLKGGPYVAATTQTYRKAIDAKLAHHDFALPRREQLDLAQTFSRGLTPGFLEGVNHQMLVRGRFPKSRGVRIGRVAGFTKNGVRIELCETVSDLVKAGDGVLFDIGKPHEQEPGGRVWRAIVLRSVVELYFEDGAIDFSQIPVGCDVYKTDDPALRKRLEQSYGQDKLAKRVPITGRVSGTVGGALTLSLSDGERESSATWAGPLELARKQPTSADEIREQLARLGDTPFELGAVAVDLPAGVMVPRSVLNDLRRQTAGALAERRIEVRKHAIAKGDALRALRGELGRPTPPPPFPKKEGGTEPTAVLSPSPFRGGVGEGLQAQPTPRLTVLVRNLEQLDAVLAWAPPDGLPKPSAIYADFEDLRRYKDAVAKARAVGVPIGLAPVRVWKPGEDGFQALVARAEPDIVLVRNLASISYFREQLPDVRLIGDFSLNVANELTAGALMGAGLERLVPSYDLNWDQFASMVRRANADWFEPVVHQHMPMFHMEHCVFAAFLSTGKDHRDCGRPCDRHKVELRDRVGAAFPVVADTGCRNTVFNNLAQSAAEYVGRMRELGLRTFRVDLLREPPSQVASLLDRYARVIAGRDDGHETWRQLRVLNQLGVTRGTLNLL; encoded by the coding sequence ATGTCTTCATCGCACACACCGCCCGAACTTCTTGCTCCCGCCGGCGACTGGGAGGCCATGCGCGCCGCGGTCGCGAACGGCGCCGATGCCGTGTACTTCGGGCTATCGAACTTCAACGCCCGTGCTCGCGCCACCAACTTCACACTCGCCGAATTGCCGGACGTGATGACGTTCCTGCACGCGCGCAACGTGCGCGGGTTCGTCACGCTCAACACACTGATCTTCTCGGACGAGCTGGAATCGGTCGCGGAGTTCGTGAAATCGGTCGCGGCGGCCGGGGCCGATGCGGTCATCGTTCAAGACCTCGGACTCGTGCGGCTCATCAAGCGCATCGCGCCCACGCTCCCGGTTCACGGCTCCACGCAGATGACGCTGACCGAACCGCGCGGCATCGAGTTCGTGACCGCCCTCGGCGTCGAGCGCGTCGTCTTGGCGCGCGAACTGTCCCTGAACGACATTCGGAAAGTGACCGCGAACACTTCGACGCCCGTGGAAGTGTTCATTCACGGCGCGCTGTGCGTCGCGTACAGCGGGCAGTGCCTCACGAGCGAGGCTCTCGGCGGGCGCAGCGCGAACCGCGGGCAGTGCGCGCAGGCGTGCCGGCTGCCCTACGAGATGATCGTGGACGGCACGAAGCGCGAGCTCGGCGACCGCGCGTACCTGCTCAGCCCGCAAGACCTCGCCGCGTTCGATCTCATTGATCCGCTGATCGACGCGGGCGTGATCTCTTTCAAGATCGAGGGCCGGCTGAAGGGCGGACCCTACGTCGCCGCGACCACGCAGACGTACCGCAAGGCCATCGACGCGAAGCTCGCGCACCACGATTTCGCCCTTCCGCGGCGCGAGCAACTCGACCTCGCGCAGACGTTCAGCCGCGGGCTGACGCCGGGTTTTCTCGAGGGCGTGAATCACCAGATGTTGGTTCGCGGGCGGTTCCCGAAGAGCCGCGGCGTGCGCATCGGGAGGGTCGCGGGCTTCACGAAAAACGGCGTGCGCATCGAGTTGTGCGAAACCGTCAGCGATCTGGTAAAAGCCGGCGACGGCGTGCTGTTCGACATCGGCAAACCGCACGAACAGGAACCGGGCGGCCGGGTGTGGCGGGCGATCGTGCTGCGCTCCGTGGTCGAACTTTACTTTGAAGACGGCGCGATCGATTTCTCACAGATTCCCGTGGGCTGCGACGTTTACAAGACGGACGACCCGGCACTGCGCAAGCGGCTCGAACAAAGCTACGGGCAGGACAAACTGGCGAAGCGCGTCCCGATCACCGGGCGCGTGTCCGGCACAGTCGGCGGCGCGCTGACGCTCTCGCTTTCCGATGGCGAGCGCGAATCGAGCGCGACGTGGGCGGGTCCGCTCGAACTGGCCCGCAAACAACCCACTTCCGCGGACGAAATACGAGAGCAACTCGCGCGACTCGGCGACACGCCGTTCGAGCTGGGCGCCGTCGCCGTGGATTTGCCCGCGGGCGTGATGGTACCGCGCAGCGTGCTGAACGACCTCCGACGCCAAACTGCGGGCGCGCTGGCAGAACGACGCATCGAAGTGCGCAAGCACGCGATCGCGAAAGGCGACGCACTGCGGGCACTGCGCGGCGAGTTGGGGCGACCTACCCCCCCGCCCCCCTTCCCTAAGAAGGAAGGGGGAACAGAACCAACGGCGGTGTTAAGCCCCTCTCCGTTTAGAGGAGGGGTTGGGGAGGGGCTGCAGGCACAACCTACCCCCCGCCTCACCGTTCTCGTCCGTAACCTCGAACAACTCGACGCCGTCCTCGCGTGGGCGCCTCCGGACGGTCTTCCCAAGCCGTCCGCGATCTACGCGGACTTTGAAGATTTGCGCCGATACAAGGACGCGGTCGCGAAGGCGCGTGCCGTGGGTGTGCCGATCGGGCTGGCGCCGGTTCGCGTGTGGAAACCCGGCGAGGACGGCTTTCAGGCACTCGTCGCCCGCGCGGAACCCGACATTGTCCTCGTGCGGAACCTCGCTTCGATCAGTTACTTCCGGGAGCAATTGCCGGACGTGCGACTCATCGGCGACTTCAGCCTCAACGTGGCGAACGAACTCACCGCCGGCGCGCTGATGGGCGCGGGGCTCGAACGACTCGTACCGAGTTACGACCTCAACTGGGATCAGTTCGCATCAATGGTGCGGCGCGCGAACGCGGACTGGTTCGAGCCGGTGGTTCACCAGCACATGCCCATGTTCCACATGGAGCACTGTGTGTTCGCGGCGTTCCTCAGCACGGGCAAGGACCACCGCGACTGCGGGCGCCCGTGCGACCGGCATAAGGTCGAACTCCGGGATCGCGTGGGTGCGGCGTTCCCCGTGGTCGCGGACACCGGGTGCCGCAACACGGTGTTTAACAACCTTGCCCAGAGCGCGGCCGAGTACGTGGGCCGGATGCGCGAGCTGGGGCTGCGCACGTTCCGCGTGGACTTGCTGCGCGAACCACCTTCGCAGGTCGCCTCTCTCTTGGACCGCTACGCCCGCGTGATCGCCGGGCGCGACGACGGGCACGAGACCTGGCGCCAGCTCCGCGTGCTGAATCAACTCGGCGTGACACGGGGAACGCTGAACCTGCTGTGA
- a CDS encoding CPBP family intramembrane glutamic endopeptidase produces MPPDDYNSPPDTDAPRPRIGDWGAAEPELDYDPDAVPVVYPVAALWCWRCGETAAPVAGRCPWCNTWTDGEPPRREPEPVRRSDDEPEDDWHTDTARYAIPVRRPYPIPPVVIVVLAYFGLLGTLVVCSVIAALRGATTTDEIQEAQAFVEVASTLLTLVSLALVWSRARQKVPDGTMALTWVTSVPVLFALLCLNLLFFTFLRELLRPLGVIEPERMKMTLATVLLICVQPAIVEELFFRQMTLGVLRKSMNMHLAVWLTAAAFAAAHLGNILGMPYLFLVGAFLGYARVYGGLTLAMVLHFVHNFAVVAYDAWR; encoded by the coding sequence ATGCCACCCGACGACTACAACTCGCCACCCGACACCGATGCGCCTCGCCCCCGGATCGGGGATTGGGGCGCAGCGGAGCCGGAACTCGATTACGACCCGGACGCGGTCCCCGTCGTGTACCCGGTCGCGGCGCTCTGGTGCTGGCGGTGCGGGGAGACCGCCGCGCCGGTCGCGGGCCGGTGCCCGTGGTGCAACACCTGGACCGACGGCGAACCGCCCCGGCGCGAACCGGAACCCGTGCGCCGGTCCGACGACGAACCCGAAGACGACTGGCACACCGACACGGCCCGGTACGCGATCCCGGTGCGCCGACCGTACCCGATTCCGCCGGTTGTAATTGTGGTGCTCGCGTACTTCGGGCTGCTCGGTACGCTCGTTGTGTGCTCGGTCATCGCCGCACTCCGAGGTGCGACGACCACGGACGAGATTCAAGAGGCCCAGGCGTTCGTCGAGGTCGCGAGTACGCTCCTCACGCTGGTGTCACTCGCGCTCGTGTGGTCGCGGGCGCGCCAGAAGGTGCCCGACGGAACAATGGCCCTCACGTGGGTCACGTCGGTGCCGGTGCTGTTCGCGCTCCTGTGCCTGAACCTGCTGTTCTTCACCTTCCTGCGCGAACTGCTCCGGCCGCTCGGGGTGATCGAGCCCGAGCGGATGAAGATGACGCTGGCCACGGTCCTGTTGATCTGCGTGCAGCCGGCGATCGTGGAAGAACTGTTCTTCCGGCAAATGACGCTGGGCGTGTTGCGAAAATCGATGAACATGCACCTGGCGGTGTGGCTCACCGCGGCGGCGTTCGCGGCCGCCCACTTGGGGAACATTCTGGGCATGCCGTACCTGTTCCTGGTCGGCGCGTTCCTGGGCTACGCCCGCGTTTACGGCGGGCTGACGCTCGCAATGGTGCTGCACTTCGTCCACAACTTCGCCGTCGTCGCTTACGATGCGTGGCGGTAA
- a CDS encoding DUF1800 domain-containing protein, translating into MLDSKNAWQPYTPSAENPWDRKKVGHLYRRAGFGATEAELAAGLTDGHAKTLDRILAGEAETEDFARTSAFMASERSMPPGAPQGRLSAWWLDRMLKTKHPLREKLTLFWHNHFATSNAKVQNARFMLAQYQLVQAHALGSFRTLLTQMGADPAMLVWLDTNTSTKGAPNENYAREVMELFSLGVGNYTETDIRQAARAFTGYEIKEGKGTLNRRQHDASEKEVFGKKGKFTGEDIAGLCLDHEACPRFIVRKFYKFLVSDTDTPGADLIDPLAEQYRKSDFDTGKLVSTILRSNLFFSPTAYRAKIKSPVEFAIGSVRALEGAVGTLPLAEALEGLGQVLFAPPSVKGWDGGEAWLNAQTLLGRNNLALAITATDNARFGTRCDPAELAAKHGAGTDAQLVDFLLGLFLQGDVPNEARTKLLDYLKATKDVKYPAYWSEDDIANHRTRAVTHLVLTLPEYQLN; encoded by the coding sequence ATGCTCGACTCCAAAAACGCCTGGCAGCCGTACACGCCGAGCGCTGAGAACCCGTGGGACCGGAAGAAGGTCGGGCACCTCTACCGGCGCGCGGGGTTCGGCGCGACGGAAGCCGAACTCGCCGCCGGACTGACGGACGGGCACGCCAAAACGCTCGACCGTATCCTCGCGGGCGAGGCGGAAACCGAAGACTTCGCCCGCACGTCCGCGTTCATGGCATCGGAACGGAGCATGCCGCCGGGGGCGCCACAGGGCCGGCTCTCGGCGTGGTGGCTCGACCGCATGCTGAAGACCAAGCACCCGCTACGCGAGAAGCTGACGCTGTTCTGGCACAATCACTTCGCCACCAGCAACGCGAAGGTTCAGAACGCGCGCTTCATGCTCGCGCAGTATCAGCTCGTTCAAGCACACGCGCTCGGTAGTTTCCGCACCTTGCTCACACAAATGGGCGCGGACCCTGCCATGCTCGTGTGGCTCGATACGAACACCAGCACGAAGGGCGCGCCCAACGAGAACTACGCCCGCGAAGTGATGGAACTGTTCTCGCTCGGCGTCGGCAATTACACCGAAACCGACATCCGCCAAGCGGCTCGCGCGTTCACGGGCTACGAGATCAAAGAAGGTAAAGGCACGTTAAACCGGCGCCAGCACGACGCCAGCGAAAAAGAGGTGTTCGGCAAGAAGGGGAAGTTTACCGGCGAGGACATCGCGGGGCTGTGTCTCGATCACGAAGCGTGCCCGCGGTTCATCGTGCGCAAGTTCTACAAGTTCCTCGTCAGCGACACCGATACCCCCGGCGCGGATCTCATCGACCCACTCGCGGAGCAGTACCGGAAGTCCGACTTCGACACCGGCAAACTCGTCTCGACGATTCTCCGCTCGAACCTGTTCTTCAGCCCCACCGCGTACCGCGCGAAGATCAAATCGCCGGTGGAGTTCGCTATCGGAAGTGTCCGGGCACTCGAGGGCGCGGTCGGTACGCTCCCGCTCGCGGAGGCGCTCGAAGGGTTGGGGCAAGTGCTGTTCGCCCCGCCGTCGGTGAAGGGCTGGGACGGCGGGGAGGCGTGGTTGAACGCGCAAACGCTCCTCGGCCGGAACAACCTCGCACTCGCGATCACTGCAACCGACAACGCGCGCTTCGGCACGCGCTGCGACCCGGCGGAACTCGCGGCAAAGCACGGCGCCGGGACCGACGCGCAGTTGGTTGATTTCCTCCTGGGCTTGTTCCTACAAGGCGACGTGCCCAACGAGGCCCGCACCAAGCTGCTCGACTACCTGAAGGCCACAAAAGACGTGAAGTACCCCGCGTACTGGTCCGAGGACGACATCGCGAACCACCGCACGCGGGCCGTCACGCACTTGGTCCTAACGCTCCCGGAATACCAACTGAACTAG
- a CDS encoding DUF1501 domain-containing protein, whose amino-acid sequence MTTRRDFLKTSSLIGFGSTVPAFLGRTALSAPRADKPGAKDTVLVVVQLTGGNDGMNTVVPFTNPDYYKLRPTIAIAKDQVKKLTDDVGFHPAMTALAKLYTDDSAVCVVQGVGYPNPSQSHFRSMDVWHAASTAETLTTGWLGQSLKKQPVPAFHLAGGNEVSPLALAGAPVRVPSITSLDDFKLKTVSVTGADATAQKNVITSAASIAGGSSGSTSLLDFVARTQMSTYASSEKLASIGKNYAPKVPYPTSALGNKLKLAAQLIDADIGARIFYVSIDGFDTHAGQGGATGAHANLLTQVSDAISAFYRDMAGRGHKDRLCVMTFSEFGRRAYENGSKGTDHGAGAPMFLVGGGVKAGVVGAHPSLKGLKEGNLVHGTDFRQVYAAVLDKWIGIDPKPILGDGFKPVEVFVK is encoded by the coding sequence ATGACCACGCGACGCGACTTCCTCAAGACTTCCTCGCTGATCGGGTTCGGCTCCACGGTGCCGGCGTTCCTGGGGCGCACGGCACTTTCGGCCCCGCGCGCCGACAAGCCCGGGGCCAAAGACACCGTGCTCGTCGTCGTGCAACTCACGGGCGGCAACGACGGCATGAATACCGTCGTTCCGTTCACGAACCCGGATTACTACAAACTCCGGCCGACCATCGCCATCGCGAAGGATCAGGTCAAGAAACTCACCGACGACGTCGGCTTCCACCCCGCGATGACCGCGCTCGCGAAACTCTACACCGACGACAGCGCGGTGTGCGTGGTACAGGGCGTCGGCTACCCGAACCCGAGTCAGTCGCACTTCCGCAGCATGGACGTGTGGCACGCGGCCAGCACCGCGGAGACACTCACTACAGGGTGGCTCGGTCAGTCACTCAAGAAGCAACCGGTGCCCGCGTTCCACCTCGCGGGCGGAAACGAAGTTTCGCCGCTCGCGCTGGCCGGGGCGCCGGTCCGCGTACCAAGCATCACGTCACTCGATGACTTCAAACTCAAGACGGTTTCTGTGACGGGAGCGGACGCCACCGCGCAGAAGAACGTAATCACCTCGGCCGCATCAATTGCGGGCGGGAGTTCGGGCTCGACGTCACTTTTGGACTTCGTGGCGCGCACGCAGATGAGTACCTACGCGAGCAGCGAGAAGCTCGCGAGCATCGGCAAGAACTACGCGCCCAAAGTGCCGTACCCGACTTCGGCACTCGGCAACAAACTGAAACTCGCCGCGCAGCTCATCGACGCGGACATCGGCGCGCGGATCTTTTACGTCTCGATTGACGGGTTCGACACGCACGCGGGGCAGGGCGGCGCGACCGGCGCGCACGCGAACCTGCTCACCCAGGTGTCGGACGCGATCTCCGCGTTCTATCGCGACATGGCCGGCCGCGGGCACAAGGATCGGCTGTGCGTGATGACGTTCTCCGAATTCGGTCGGCGCGCCTACGAGAACGGCAGCAAGGGTACCGACCACGGCGCCGGGGCGCCGATGTTCTTGGTGGGCGGCGGGGTGAAGGCCGGCGTCGTTGGCGCGCACCCGAGCCTCAAGGGATTGAAGGAAGGGAACTTGGTCCACGGCACCGATTTCCGGCAGGTGTACGCGGCGGTGCTCGATAAGTGGATCGGCATCGATCCCAAGCCGATCCTCGGCGACGGGTTCAAGCCGGTCGAAGTGTTTGTGAAGTGA